A genomic region of Desulfobulbaceae bacterium DB1 contains the following coding sequences:
- a CDS encoding quinolinate synthetase, producing the protein MTEQQSILFDKIRTRKKELRGKVLLLAHHYQNESVYQFADLTGDSLKLARQAAEAGSYPYIVFCGVHFMAESADILTGPDQAVILPDLRAGCPMADMATVEGVEEAWRELSEICDMKKVIPVTYVNSSARIKSFVGTKGGSVCTSSNAERVLRWALRQGEKVFFFPDEHLGRNSSKALGMSDGEIALWQRGKKLGGNSVEQLKKAKTILWNGYCHVHQEFAVQQLVELRREYPGIKIIVHPESPFDVVHAADYYGSTERIIEAVQESAPGTIWAIGTEVNLVNRLKMQHPDKTILLPAPSPCTCGTMSRITPENLLWVLDNLAEGKVVNQIKVDRRTAEGAKLALDRMLEI; encoded by the coding sequence ATGACTGAACAGCAGAGTATTCTCTTTGACAAAATCCGCACCCGGAAAAAAGAACTGCGGGGCAAGGTTCTTCTTCTCGCGCACCATTACCAGAATGAAAGTGTTTATCAATTTGCCGATCTGACCGGCGATTCCCTCAAGCTTGCCCGGCAGGCCGCCGAGGCGGGGTCGTATCCGTATATCGTCTTCTGCGGTGTCCATTTCATGGCTGAATCAGCCGATATCCTGACCGGTCCGGATCAGGCGGTCATCCTGCCGGATCTCCGGGCCGGATGCCCGATGGCGGACATGGCCACGGTCGAGGGGGTTGAGGAGGCCTGGCGGGAATTGAGTGAAATCTGTGACATGAAAAAGGTTATTCCCGTCACCTATGTCAATTCGTCGGCCCGGATCAAGTCCTTTGTCGGCACGAAAGGGGGATCGGTTTGCACCTCGTCCAATGCGGAGCGGGTTTTGCGCTGGGCCCTGCGGCAGGGGGAAAAGGTGTTTTTTTTCCCGGATGAGCATCTGGGCCGCAATTCAAGCAAGGCATTGGGGATGAGCGATGGCGAGATCGCCTTGTGGCAGCGCGGGAAAAAGCTTGGCGGCAACAGCGTGGAACAGTTGAAAAAGGCCAAAACGATTTTATGGAACGGTTATTGTCACGTGCACCAGGAATTTGCGGTGCAACAGCTTGTCGAGCTGCGACGGGAGTACCCGGGAATCAAGATCATCGTCCATCCGGAAAGTCCTTTTGATGTGGTGCATGCGGCGGATTATTACGGTTCGACCGAGCGAATTATCGAGGCGGTTCAAGAATCCGCGCCAGGGACGATCTGGGCGATTGGAACCGAGGTTAACCTGGTCAACCGCTTAAAGATGCAGCACCCGGATAAAACGATACTTCTCCCGGCACCCTCGCCCTGCACCTGCGGAACCATGAGCCGCATAACCCCGGAGAACCTGCTGTGGGTGCTGGATAATCTGGCCGAAGGCAAAGTCGTCAATCAGATAAAGGTTGACCGCCGGACCGCGGAAGGGGCGAAGCTCGCCCTTGATCGGATGCTGGAGATTTAA
- a CDS encoding cold-shock protein encodes MELKVEGRNLDVRKSWQEKIEEEKERLMRHHPGLILNLRVTIEETTSHKQGGHEVRVVAAVPNDTVVVKKKGDSVRPLLVDAFDKLGMQLKELQRKRRQTVKVVEPVGEGAAGTGVIKSLSPFESYGFIVASDGKEIYFHENALKDLAMDQLAEGDSVSFGVTEGHKGPQATWVRGVQ; translated from the coding sequence ATGGAACTTAAGGTTGAAGGCCGTAATCTCGATGTGCGTAAATCTTGGCAGGAAAAAATCGAGGAGGAAAAAGAGCGGTTGATGCGTCATCATCCCGGTCTGATCCTCAATCTTCGCGTGACCATTGAAGAAACTACTTCCCATAAACAGGGGGGGCATGAAGTGCGGGTTGTGGCCGCTGTCCCCAATGATACGGTGGTCGTCAAGAAAAAGGGAGATTCGGTAAGACCATTACTTGTAGATGCTTTTGACAAGCTCGGGATGCAGCTGAAGGAGCTGCAGAGGAAAAGACGGCAGACCGTCAAGGTTGTCGAGCCGGTCGGTGAAGGCGCTGCTGGAACAGGTGTGATCAAATCCCTTTCGCCCTTTGAGTCATACGGATTTATTGTCGCAAGCGACGGCAAGGAGATTTATTTTCATGAAAATGCCTTGAAAGATCTTGCCATGGACCAGCTTGCCGAGGGTGATTCCGTTTCTTTCGGGGTAACCGAAGGCCATAAGGGGCCGCAGGCGACCTGGGTGCGTGGCGTCCAGTAA
- a CDS encoding glycoside hydrolase family 3 encodes MKKNPDLGRLFMVGFPGIRLDDSTLRLITEQGINNFILFRRNVESPAQVGALCRELKEACRRSGLPAPLISIDQEGGTVARLPRPFTQFDDARTLAESADPEKALGHYVTACVAELSEAGINMNLAPVLDVCPAGQGYFMEKRVLGEDPEQVGRLGAYVINGLQQGGIAACGKHFPGLGAAKLDPHLQLPVVTRPLAQIKEIDLVPFQRAVAAGLAAIMTSHTIYTDLDPRTPATLSKIVLQGLLRDELGFDGLIITDDLEMGAIENDRSVAGAAVQAFVAGADMLLICHDHEKVRQAHDALMQAVATGEVGLRQCDDALRRVSLVRRRFAGAA; translated from the coding sequence ATGAAAAAAAATCCAGATCTGGGCCGGCTCTTCATGGTCGGATTTCCCGGCATTCGGCTTGATGACTCCACCTTACGGCTGATAACGGAGCAGGGCATCAATAATTTTATTCTTTTCCGCCGCAACGTGGAAAGTCCGGCGCAGGTCGGCGCCCTGTGCCGTGAACTGAAAGAGGCCTGCCGACGCAGTGGCCTGCCCGCCCCCCTGATATCGATTGATCAGGAAGGAGGGACTGTTGCCAGGCTGCCGCGACCTTTTACCCAGTTTGACGATGCCCGTACGCTGGCCGAGTCGGCTGATCCGGAAAAAGCGCTGGGGCATTATGTCACCGCCTGTGTCGCGGAACTGTCGGAAGCGGGAATTAATATGAATCTTGCCCCGGTGCTTGATGTTTGTCCGGCCGGGCAAGGATATTTCATGGAAAAACGAGTTCTCGGAGAAGACCCGGAACAGGTTGGCCGGCTCGGCGCCTATGTGATCAATGGTTTGCAGCAGGGCGGCATCGCCGCCTGCGGCAAGCATTTCCCCGGTCTTGGGGCGGCAAAACTTGATCCCCATTTGCAGTTACCGGTGGTGACGCGGCCGCTTGCGCAAATAAAGGAAATTGATCTTGTGCCGTTTCAGCGGGCTGTGGCGGCCGGGCTTGCGGCAATCATGACATCGCATACCATATATACGGATCTTGACCCCCGGACTCCGGCGACCCTGTCGAAAATCGTGTTGCAGGGGCTTCTTCGTGATGAGTTGGGCTTTGACGGGCTGATTATCACCGATGATCTGGAAATGGGGGCGATAGAAAATGACAGGTCGGTTGCCGGGGCGGCTGTGCAGGCCTTTGTCGCCGGGGCGGATATGCTGCTCATCTGTCACGATCACGAGAAGGTGCGACAAGCCCATGATGCATTGATGCAAGCTGTTGCAACGGGAGAGGTTGGACTGCGGCAGTGTGATGATGCACTGCGGCGGGTGTCGCTCGTGCGCAGGCGTTTTGCCGGGGCGGCTTGA
- a CDS encoding 7-cyano-7-deazaguanine synthase QueC, with translation MENEIKKAVVLLSGGLDSTTVLAIARDRGFACYCLSFSYGQRQKVELDRAREIARRQGAVTHLVLGLDLDKIGGSALTADIDVPKKRSAAEMQASIPVTYVPGRNTIFLSHAMAWAEVIGAFDLFIGINVLDYSGYPDCRPEYLDAFEKVANLGTRAGVEAGKKFKIHAPLMHLTKKEIIMKGKGMGVDYSLTHSCYDPDGQGRACGQCDACQLRLKGFAEAGFVDPAHYQKVVA, from the coding sequence ATGGAAAATGAAATAAAAAAGGCGGTCGTGCTGCTGAGCGGCGGGCTTGATTCCACCACGGTTCTGGCCATTGCCCGCGATCGTGGCTTTGCCTGTTACTGTCTGAGCTTTTCTTACGGACAGCGGCAGAAAGTCGAGCTTGACCGGGCCAGGGAGATTGCCCGGCGGCAGGGTGCGGTCACGCATCTTGTTCTCGGTCTTGATCTCGATAAGATAGGCGGTTCCGCCTTGACCGCCGATATCGACGTGCCGAAAAAAAGAAGCGCGGCAGAGATGCAGGCTTCCATTCCCGTCACCTACGTGCCGGGGCGCAATACTATTTTTCTTTCGCATGCCATGGCCTGGGCCGAGGTGATTGGCGCCTTTGATCTCTTTATCGGCATTAATGTCCTTGATTACAGCGGCTACCCTGATTGTCGGCCCGAGTATCTTGACGCCTTTGAAAAGGTGGCGAATCTGGGCACCAGGGCCGGAGTGGAGGCGGGGAAAAAATTTAAAATTCATGCACCCCTGATGCATCTGACCAAAAAAGAGATTATTATGAAAGGAAAGGGGATGGGAGTTGATTACAGCCTGACCCACAGTTGTTATGATCCGGACGGGCAGGGCCGGGCCTGCGGTCAGTGCGATGCCTGTCAGCTTCGTTTAAAAGGATTTGCCGAAGCGGGTTTTGTTGATCCTGCTCACTATCAAAAGGTTGTTGCATGA
- a CDS encoding sugar fermentation stimulation protein SfsA, which yields MKFTDLALGRLIKRYKRFLVDVELPGPEKVTAHCPNTGSMQGCLAPGNSVLLSLSGNQGRKYPYTLEMIQVNGFWVGVNTARTNHLVREAMENGVAKEFAGFDAIRPEVKVGAGRLDFLLHRGKEKIYVEVKNCTLVEDGTAMFPDAVTSRGTRHLEDLARLRGEGHQAVIFFCVQRMDGDVFRPAAHIDPLYAATLAKVAGEGVQVLAYRAEVGPDEIRITTPLPVRY from the coding sequence ATGAAATTTACCGATCTCGCCTTGGGCAGGCTGATAAAACGATATAAGCGCTTCCTGGTCGACGTGGAGTTGCCGGGTCCGGAAAAAGTGACCGCGCATTGCCCCAACACCGGGTCCATGCAGGGGTGTCTCGCCCCCGGGAATTCTGTTCTGCTGTCTCTCAGCGGCAACCAGGGGCGGAAATACCCTTACACGCTGGAAATGATTCAGGTCAATGGCTTCTGGGTCGGGGTCAATACGGCCCGCACCAATCATCTGGTCCGCGAAGCAATGGAAAACGGCGTGGCGAAGGAATTTGCCGGTTTTGATGCGATCCGGCCCGAGGTCAAGGTGGGCGCCGGTCGACTTGATTTTCTCCTGCACCGGGGAAAGGAGAAAATCTATGTTGAGGTGAAAAACTGCACCCTGGTGGAGGACGGGACGGCCATGTTTCCCGATGCCGTCACCAGTCGCGGCACCAGGCATCTTGAGGACCTTGCCCGTTTGCGGGGCGAGGGACATCAGGCCGTCATCTTTTTCTGCGTGCAGCGCATGGACGGCGACGTGTTTCGTCCGGCCGCTCATATCGATCCTCTTTATGCGGCGACTCTTGCCAAGGTGGCGGGGGAGGGCGTGCAGGTGCTGGCCTACCGGGCTGAAGTCGGTCCGGATGAAATTCGGATAACCACGCCTCTGCCGGTCCGCTATTGA